In Passer domesticus isolate bPasDom1 chromosome 1, bPasDom1.hap1, whole genome shotgun sequence, one DNA window encodes the following:
- the LOC135304218 gene encoding serpin B6-like isoform X1, with product MESLCAANSTFAVELLRKLCEKKSGQNVFFSPFSISSALSMVLLGSRGSTEAQISKVLSLKNTHDTCNGYQSLLSEINDPNTKYILRTANRLYGEKTFEFLPSFIESSQKSYHAGLEQMDFLHAWEDARKQINGWVEERTEGKIQNLLAEGILDSLTRLVLVNAIYFKGNWEKPFRKASTRERPFHINKNETRPVQMMFKEANFNMTYIGDFQTKILELPYVGNELSMIILLPDAIQDGSTGLERLEKELTYEKLLGWISPEMMTSTEVIVYLPRFKLEEDYKLKPILSSMGMPDAFEMGKADFSGISPGNDLVLSEVVHKSFVEVNEEGTEAAAATAVLMFRISEVMFTEEFKADHPFLFFIRHNKTSSILFCGRFCCP from the exons ATGGAAAGCCTCTGTGCAGCAAACAGCACTTTTGCTGTGGAGCTGTTAAGAAAGCTGTGTGAGAAGAAGAGTGGGCAGAATGTGTTCTTTTCACCATTTagtatttcttctgctttgtctATGGTTTTGCTGGGTTCACGAGGTAGCACTGAAGCCCAGATAAGCAAG GTGCTTTCTCTGAAGAACACCCATGATACTTGCAATGGGTATCAATCCCTTCTCTCTGAAATCAATGATCCAAACACCAAATACATCCTGAGAACTGCAAACCGGCTCTATGGAGAAAAGACCTTTGAGTTTCTTCCC TCATTTATAGAGTCCAGTCAGAAATCCTACCATGCTGGCCTGGAACAGATGGACTTCCTGCATGCTTGGGAGGATGCCAGAAAACAAATCAATGGCTGGGTGGAGGAAAGGACTGAAG GTAAAATTCAGAACCTGTTGGCAGAGGGGATTCTGGATTCCCTGACCAGGCTTGTGTTGGTGAATGCCATCTATTTCAAAGGCAACTGGGAAAAGCCATTCAGGAAAGCGAGTACCAGAGAGAGGCCATTCCACATTAATAAG AATGAAACCAGACCGGTGCAGATGATGTTCAAGGAGGCCAATTTTAACATGACCTACATTGGGGACTTCCAGACCAAAATCCTTGAGCTCCCCTATGTGGGTAATGAACTGAGCATGATCATCCTGCTCCCTGATGCAATCCAGGATGGATCCACAGGCCTGGAAAGA CTGGAAAAGGAACTTACGTATGAGAAGCTGTTGGGTTGGATCAGCCCTGAAATGATGACTTCTACAGAGGTGATTGTGTATTTGCCCAGATTTAAACTGGAAGAAGATTACAAACTTAAACCCATTCTGAGCAGCATGGGAATGCCTGATGCATTTGAGATGGGCAAGGCAGACTTCTCAGGAATCTCACCTGGTAATGATCTGGTGCTCTCTGAAGTTGTTCACAAATCCTTTGTGGAAGTCAATGAAGAAGGcactgaagcagctgctgccacagctgtgctAATGTTTAGAATTTCTGAAGTAATGTTCACTGAAGAATTCAAAGCTGATCATCCCTTTCTCTTCTTTATCCGGCACAATAAAACTTCCAGTATTTTGTTCTGTGGCAGATTTTGCTGTCCCTAA
- the LOC135304218 gene encoding leukocyte elastase inhibitor-like isoform X2, translating into MESLCAANSTFAVELLRKLCEKKSGQNVFFSPFSISSALSMVLLGSRGSTEAQISKVLSLKNTHDTCNGYQSLLSEINDPNTKYILRTANRLYGEKTFEFLPSFIESSQKSYHAGLEQMDFLHAWEDARKQINGWVEERTEGKIQNLLAEGILDSLTRLVLVNAIYFKGNWEKPFRKASTRERPFHINKNETRPVQMMFKEANFNMTYIGDFQTKILELPYVGNELSMIILLPDAIQDGSTGLERSDSPCCVSAAQAVCCSLGQRLWKKSWPCSGAEVSCGCGEGTVW; encoded by the exons ATGGAAAGCCTCTGTGCAGCAAACAGCACTTTTGCTGTGGAGCTGTTAAGAAAGCTGTGTGAGAAGAAGAGTGGGCAGAATGTGTTCTTTTCACCATTTagtatttcttctgctttgtctATGGTTTTGCTGGGTTCACGAGGTAGCACTGAAGCCCAGATAAGCAAG GTGCTTTCTCTGAAGAACACCCATGATACTTGCAATGGGTATCAATCCCTTCTCTCTGAAATCAATGATCCAAACACCAAATACATCCTGAGAACTGCAAACCGGCTCTATGGAGAAAAGACCTTTGAGTTTCTTCCC TCATTTATAGAGTCCAGTCAGAAATCCTACCATGCTGGCCTGGAACAGATGGACTTCCTGCATGCTTGGGAGGATGCCAGAAAACAAATCAATGGCTGGGTGGAGGAAAGGACTGAAG GTAAAATTCAGAACCTGTTGGCAGAGGGGATTCTGGATTCCCTGACCAGGCTTGTGTTGGTGAATGCCATCTATTTCAAAGGCAACTGGGAAAAGCCATTCAGGAAAGCGAGTACCAGAGAGAGGCCATTCCACATTAATAAG AATGAAACCAGACCGGTGCAGATGATGTTCAAGGAGGCCAATTTTAACATGACCTACATTGGGGACTTCCAGACCAAAATCCTTGAGCTCCCCTATGTGGGTAATGAACTGAGCATGATCATCCTGCTCCCTGATGCAATCCAGGATGGATCCACAGGCCTGGAAAGA agtgacagcccctgctgtgtcagtgctgctcaggctgtgtgctgctcccttggccAGAGGCTCTGGAAGaagagctggccctgctcaggagCAGAGGTCAGCTGTGGTTGTGGGGAAGGCACAGTATGGTGA
- the LOC135304178 gene encoding leukocyte elastase inhibitor-like isoform X2, with translation MESLCAANSTFAVELLRKLCEKKSGQNVFFSPFSISSALSMVLLGSRGGTEAQISKVLSLKNAQDAHNGYQSLPSEINDPNTKYILRTANRLYGEKTFEFLPSFIESSQKSYHAGLEQMDFLHAWEDARKQINGWVEERTEGKIQNLLAEGILDSLTRLVLVNAIYFKGNWEKPFRKASTRERPFHINKNETRPVQMMFKKANFNISYMGDLQTKILELPYVGNELSMIILLPDAIQDGSTGLERLEREITYEKLMGWISPKRMRSTKLRVSLPRFKLEENYDLKPLLSSMGMPDAFEMGKADFSGISPGNELVLSEVVHKSFVEVNEEGTEAAAATAAMIGKSFSPEFTADHPFLFFIRHNKTSSILFCGRFCCP, from the exons ATGGAAAGCCTCTGTGCAGCAAACAGCACTTTTGCTGTGGAGCTGTTAAGAAAGCTGTGTGAGAAGAAGAGTGGGCAGAATGTGTTCTTTTCACCATTTagtatttcttctgctttgtctATGGTTTTGCTGGGTTCAAGAGGTGGCACTGAAGCCCAGATAAGCAAG GTGCTTTCTCTGAAGAACGCCCAGGATGCTCACAATGGGTATCAATCCCTTCCCTCTGAAATCAATGATCCAAACACCAAATACATCCTGAGGACTGCAAACCGGCTCTATGGAGAAAAGACCTTTGAGTTTCTTCCA TCATTTATAGAGTCCAGTCAGAAATCCTACCATGCTGGCCTGGAACAGATGGACTTCCTGCATGCTTGGGAGGATGCCAGAAAACAAATCAATGGCTGGGTGGAGGAAAGGACTGAAG GTAAAATTCAGAACCTGTTGGCAGAGGGGATTCTGGATTCCCTGACCAGGCTTGTGTTGGTGAATGCCATCTATTTCAAAGGCAACTGGGAAAAGCCATTCAGGAAAGCGAGTACCAGAGAGAGGCCATTCCACATTAATAAG AATGAAACCAGACCTGTGCAGATGATGTTCAAGAAGGCAAATTTTAACATAAGCTACATGGGAGACTTGCAGACCAAAATCCTTGAGCTCCCCTATGTCGGTAATGAATTGAGCATGATCATCCTGCTCCCTGATGCAATCCAGGATGGATCCACAGGCCTGGAAAGA CTTGAAAGGGAAATTACATATGAGAAGCTGATGGGTTGGATCAGTCCTAAAAGGATGAGGTCTACAAAACTGAGGGTGTCTTTACCCAGATTTAAACTGGAAGAAAATTATGATCTGAAACCACTTCTGAGCAGCATGGGAATGCCTGATGCATTTGAGATGGGCAAGGCTGACTTCTCAGGAATCTCACCTGGTAATGAGCTGGTGCTCTCTGAAGTGGTTCACAAATCCTTTGTGGAAGTCAATGAAGAAGGcactgaagcagctgctgccacagctgccatGATTGGGAAGAGCTTTAGTCCAGAATTCACTGCTGATCATCCTTTCCTCTTCTTCATCCGGCACAACAAAACTTCCAGCATTTTGTTCTGTGGCAGATTTTGTTGTCCCTAA
- the LOC135304178 gene encoding serpin B6-like isoform X1, with product MPPRLPRAQRPRAARGALERALAARLARALQGRESEGTAGTSVLRLGSMESLCAANSTFAVELLRKLCEKKSGQNVFFSPFSISSALSMVLLGSRGGTEAQISKVLSLKNAQDAHNGYQSLPSEINDPNTKYILRTANRLYGEKTFEFLPSFIESSQKSYHAGLEQMDFLHAWEDARKQINGWVEERTEGKIQNLLAEGILDSLTRLVLVNAIYFKGNWEKPFRKASTRERPFHINKNETRPVQMMFKKANFNISYMGDLQTKILELPYVGNELSMIILLPDAIQDGSTGLERLEREITYEKLMGWISPKRMRSTKLRVSLPRFKLEENYDLKPLLSSMGMPDAFEMGKADFSGISPGNELVLSEVVHKSFVEVNEEGTEAAAATAAMIGKSFSPEFTADHPFLFFIRHNKTSSILFCGRFCCP from the exons ATGCCGCCTCGGCTCCCGAGAGCGCAGCGCCCTCGGGCAGCGCGGGGTGCGCTGGAAAGGGCTCTGGCTGCGAGGCTCGCACGGGCgctgcagggaagggaaagTGAAGGCACCGCCGGGACATCGGTCCTGAG GCTCGGAAGCATGGAAAGCCTCTGTGCAGCAAACAGCACTTTTGCTGTGGAGCTGTTAAGAAAGCTGTGTGAGAAGAAGAGTGGGCAGAATGTGTTCTTTTCACCATTTagtatttcttctgctttgtctATGGTTTTGCTGGGTTCAAGAGGTGGCACTGAAGCCCAGATAAGCAAG GTGCTTTCTCTGAAGAACGCCCAGGATGCTCACAATGGGTATCAATCCCTTCCCTCTGAAATCAATGATCCAAACACCAAATACATCCTGAGGACTGCAAACCGGCTCTATGGAGAAAAGACCTTTGAGTTTCTTCCA TCATTTATAGAGTCCAGTCAGAAATCCTACCATGCTGGCCTGGAACAGATGGACTTCCTGCATGCTTGGGAGGATGCCAGAAAACAAATCAATGGCTGGGTGGAGGAAAGGACTGAAG GTAAAATTCAGAACCTGTTGGCAGAGGGGATTCTGGATTCCCTGACCAGGCTTGTGTTGGTGAATGCCATCTATTTCAAAGGCAACTGGGAAAAGCCATTCAGGAAAGCGAGTACCAGAGAGAGGCCATTCCACATTAATAAG AATGAAACCAGACCTGTGCAGATGATGTTCAAGAAGGCAAATTTTAACATAAGCTACATGGGAGACTTGCAGACCAAAATCCTTGAGCTCCCCTATGTCGGTAATGAATTGAGCATGATCATCCTGCTCCCTGATGCAATCCAGGATGGATCCACAGGCCTGGAAAGA CTTGAAAGGGAAATTACATATGAGAAGCTGATGGGTTGGATCAGTCCTAAAAGGATGAGGTCTACAAAACTGAGGGTGTCTTTACCCAGATTTAAACTGGAAGAAAATTATGATCTGAAACCACTTCTGAGCAGCATGGGAATGCCTGATGCATTTGAGATGGGCAAGGCTGACTTCTCAGGAATCTCACCTGGTAATGAGCTGGTGCTCTCTGAAGTGGTTCACAAATCCTTTGTGGAAGTCAATGAAGAAGGcactgaagcagctgctgccacagctgccatGATTGGGAAGAGCTTTAGTCCAGAATTCACTGCTGATCATCCTTTCCTCTTCTTCATCCGGCACAACAAAACTTCCAGCATTTTGTTCTGTGGCAGATTTTGTTGTCCCTAA
- the LOC135304305 gene encoding serpin B6-like isoform X1 has product MESLCAANSTFAVELLRKLCGKKSGQNVFFSPFSMSSALSMVLLGSRGGTEAQISKVLSLKNAQDAHNGYQSLLSEINDPNTKYILRTANRLYGEKTFEFLPSFIESSQKFYHAGLEQMDFLHAWEDARKQINGWVEERTEGKIQNLLAEGILNSLTRLVLVNAIYFKGNWEKPFRKSSTRERPFHINKNETRPVQMMFKEANFNMTYIGDFQTKILELPYVGNELSMIILLPDAIQDGSTGLERLERELTHEKLMDWISPKRMRSTEVIVSLPRFKLEENYDLKPLLSSMGMPDAFEMGKADFSGISPGNDLVLSEVVHKSFVEVNEEGTEAAAATAAVFQFLCARIVPEFTADHPFLFFIRHNKTSSILFCGRFCCP; this is encoded by the exons ATGGAAAGCCTCTGTGCAGCAAACAGCACTTTTGCTGTGGAGCTGTTAAGAAAGCTGTGTGGGAAGAAGAGTGGGCAGAATGTGTTCTTTTCACCATTTAGTATGTCTTCTGCTTTGTCTATGGTTTTGCTGGGTTCAAGAGGTGGCACTGAAGCCCAGATAAGCAAG GTGCTTTCTCTGAAGAACGCCCAGGATGCTCACAATGGGTATCAATCCCTTCTCTCTGAAATCAATGATCCAAACACCAAATACATCCTGAGGACTGCAAACCGGCTCTATGGAGAAAAGACCTTTGAGTTTCTTCCA TCATTTATAGAGTCCAGTCAGAAATTCTACCATGCTGGCCTGGAACAGATGGACTTCCTGCATGCTTGGGAGGATGCCAGAAAACAAATCAATGGCTGGGTGGAGGAAAGGACTGAAG GTAAAATTCAGAACCTGTTGGCAGAGGGGATTCTGAATTCCCTGACCAGGCTTGTGTTGGTGAATGCCATCTATTTCAAAGGCAACTGGGAAAAGCCATTCAGGAAATCGAGTACCAGAGAGAGGCCATTCCACATTAATAAG AATGAAACCAGACCTGTGCAGATGATGTTCAAGGAGGCCAATTTTAACATGACCTACATTGGGGACTTCCAGACCAAAATCCTTGAGCTCCCCTATGTGGGTAATGAACTGAGCATGATCATCCTGCTCCCTGATGCAATCCAGGATGGATCCACAGGCCTGGAAAGA CTTGAAAGGGAACTTACACATGAGAAGCTGATGGATTGGATCAGTCCTAAAAGGATGAGGTCTACAGAAGTGATTGTGTCTTTACCCAGATTTAAACTGGAAGAAAATTATGATCTGAAACCACTTCTGAGCAGCATGGGAATGCCTGATGCATTTGAGATGGGCAAGGCAGACTTCTCAGGAATCTCACCTGGTAATGATCTGGTGCTCTCTGAAGTTGTTCACAAATCCTTTGTGGAAGTCAATGAAGAAGGcactgaagcagctgctgccacagcagcagtgttTCAGTTTCTTTGTGCTAGGATTGTTCCAGAATTCACTGCTGATCATCCTTTCCTCTTCTTCATCCGGCACAACAAAACTTCCAGCATTTTGTTCTGTGGCAGATTTTGCTGTCCCTAA
- the LOC135304305 gene encoding serpin B6-like isoform X2, whose translation MKVCTRERPFHINKNETRPVQMMFKEANFNMTYIGDFQTKILELPYVGNELSMIILLPDAIQDGSTGLERLERELTHEKLMDWISPKRMRSTEVIVSLPRFKLEENYDLKPLLSSMGMPDAFEMGKADFSGISPGNDLVLSEVVHKSFVEVNEEGTEAAAATAAVFQFLCARIVPEFTADHPFLFFIRHNKTSSILFCGRFCCP comes from the exons ATGAAAGTGTGTACCAGAGAGAGGCCATTCCACATTAATAAG AATGAAACCAGACCTGTGCAGATGATGTTCAAGGAGGCCAATTTTAACATGACCTACATTGGGGACTTCCAGACCAAAATCCTTGAGCTCCCCTATGTGGGTAATGAACTGAGCATGATCATCCTGCTCCCTGATGCAATCCAGGATGGATCCACAGGCCTGGAAAGA CTTGAAAGGGAACTTACACATGAGAAGCTGATGGATTGGATCAGTCCTAAAAGGATGAGGTCTACAGAAGTGATTGTGTCTTTACCCAGATTTAAACTGGAAGAAAATTATGATCTGAAACCACTTCTGAGCAGCATGGGAATGCCTGATGCATTTGAGATGGGCAAGGCAGACTTCTCAGGAATCTCACCTGGTAATGATCTGGTGCTCTCTGAAGTTGTTCACAAATCCTTTGTGGAAGTCAATGAAGAAGGcactgaagcagctgctgccacagcagcagtgttTCAGTTTCTTTGTGCTAGGATTGTTCCAGAATTCACTGCTGATCATCCTTTCCTCTTCTTCATCCGGCACAACAAAACTTCCAGCATTTTGTTCTGTGGCAGATTTTGCTGTCCCTAA
- the LOC135304305 gene encoding serpin B6-like isoform X4 produces the protein MPPRLPRAQRPRAARGALERALAARLARALQGRESEGTAGTSVLRWARELLASSLAQSLIKVHGRAAVPMVCAPERDDSDSWNLCGRAVQEIPKFSCELLPAFGSERKQQTSQFCLKKCGERRSVSEICARLGSMESLCAANSTFAVELLRKLCEKSGQNVFFSPFSISSALSMVLLGSRGGTEAQISKVLSLKNAQDAHNGYQSLLSEINDPNTKYILRTANRLYGEKTFEFLPSFIESSQKSYHAGLEQMDFLHAWEDARKQINGWVEERTEGDKIQNLLAEGILNSLTRLVLVNAIYFKGNWEKPFMKVCTRERPFHINKNGTRHVQMMFKKANFNISYIGDLQTKILELPYVGNELSMIILLPDAIQDGSTGLERLEREITYEKLMDWISPKRMRSTEVNVSLPRFKLEENYDLKPLLSSMGMPDAFEMGKADFSGISPGNELVLSEVVHKSFVEVNEEGTEAAAATAVVVIPCCARIVPEFTADHPFLFFIRHNKTSSILFCGRFCCP, from the exons ATGCCGCCTCGGCTCCCGAGAGCGCAGCGCCCTCGGGCAGCGCGGGGCGCGCTGGAAAGGGCTCTGGCTGCGAGGCTCGCACGGGCgctgcagggaagggaaagTGAAGGCACCGCCGGGACATCGGTCCTGAGGTGGGCTCGGGAGCTGCTGGCGTCTTCTTTAGCACAGAGCTTGataaaagtccatggcagagcTGCCGTGCCGATGGTGTGTGCGCCGGAGAGAGATGACAGTGATAGCTGGAATTTGTGTGGGAGGGCAGTGCAGGAAATCCCCAAATTCTCATGCGAACTCCTCCCCGCTTTTGGGTCTGAAAGGAAGCAGCAAACCTCACAGTTCTGCTTGAAGAAGTGTGGGGAAAGGCGCTCTGTGAGTGAAATTTGTGCAAG GCTCGGAAGCATGGAAAGCCTCTGTGCAGCAAACAGCACTTTTGCTGTGGAGCTGTTAAGAAAGCTGTGTGAGAAGAGTGGGCAGAATGTGTTCTTTTCACCATTTagtatttcttctgctttgtctATGGTATTGCTGGGTTCAAGAGGTGGCACTGAAGCCCAGATAAGCAAG GTGCTTTCTCTGAAGAACGCCCAGGATGCTCACAATGGGTATCAATCCCTTCTCTCTGAAATCAATGATCCAAACACCAAATACATCCTGAGGACTGCAAACCGGCTCTATGGAGAAAAGACCTTTGAGTTTCTTCCA TCATTTATAGAGTCCAGTCAGAAATCCTACCATGCTGGCCTGGAACAGATGGACTTCCTGCATGCTTGGGAGGATGCCAGAAAACAAATCAATGGCTGGGTGGAGGAAAGGACTGAAGGTGA TAAAATTCAGAACCTGTTGGCAGAGGGGATTCTGAATTCCCTGACCAGGCTTGTGTTGGTGAATGCCATCTATTTCAAAGGCAACTGGGAAAAGCCATTCATGAAAGTGTGTACCAGAGAGAGGCCATTCCACATTAATAAG AATGGAACCAGACATGTGCAGATGATGTTCAAGAAGGCAAATTTTAACATAAGCTACATCGGAGACTTGCAGACCAAAATCCTTGAGCTCCCCTATGTGGGTAATGAACTGAGCATGATCATCCTGCTCCCTGATGCAATCCAGGATGGATCCACAGGCTTGGAAAGA CTTGAAAGGGAAATTACATATGAGAAGCTGATGGATTGGATCAGTCCTAAAAGGATGAGGTCTACAGAAGTGAATGTGTCTTTACCCAGATTTAAACTGGAAGAAAATTATGATCTGAAACCACTTCTGAGCAGCATGGGAATGCCTGATGCATTTGAGATGGGCAAGGCAGACTTCTCAGGAATCTCACCTGGTAATGAGCTGGTGCTCTCTGAAGTGGTTCACAAATCCTTTGTGGAAGTCAATGAAGAAGGcactgaagcagctgctgccacagcagtAGTGGTGATACCTTGCTGTGCTAGGATTGTTCCAGAATTCACTGCTGATCATCCTTTCCTCTTCTTCATCCGGCACAACAAAACTTCCAGCATTTTGTTCTGTGGCAGATTTTGCTGTCCCTAA
- the LOC135304305 gene encoding serpin B6-like isoform X3 — protein sequence MKVCTRERPFHINKNGTRHVQMMFKKANFNISYIGDLQTKILELPYVGNELSMIILLPDAIQDGSTGLERLEREITYEKLMDWISPKRMRSTEVNVSLPRFKLEENYDLKPLLSSMGMPDAFEMGKADFSGISPGNELVLSEVVHKSFVEVNEEGTEAAAATAVVVIPCCARIVPEFTADHPFLFFIRHNKTSSILFCGRFCCP from the exons ATGAAAGTGTGTACCAGAGAGAGGCCATTCCACATTAATAAG AATGGAACCAGACATGTGCAGATGATGTTCAAGAAGGCAAATTTTAACATAAGCTACATCGGAGACTTGCAGACCAAAATCCTTGAGCTCCCCTATGTGGGTAATGAACTGAGCATGATCATCCTGCTCCCTGATGCAATCCAGGATGGATCCACAGGCTTGGAAAGA CTTGAAAGGGAAATTACATATGAGAAGCTGATGGATTGGATCAGTCCTAAAAGGATGAGGTCTACAGAAGTGAATGTGTCTTTACCCAGATTTAAACTGGAAGAAAATTATGATCTGAAACCACTTCTGAGCAGCATGGGAATGCCTGATGCATTTGAGATGGGCAAGGCAGACTTCTCAGGAATCTCACCTGGTAATGAGCTGGTGCTCTCTGAAGTGGTTCACAAATCCTTTGTGGAAGTCAATGAAGAAGGcactgaagcagctgctgccacagcagtAGTGGTGATACCTTGCTGTGCTAGGATTGTTCCAGAATTCACTGCTGATCATCCTTTCCTCTTCTTCATCCGGCACAACAAAACTTCCAGCATTTTGTTCTGTGGCAGATTTTGCTGTCCCTAA